A segment of the Gemmatimonadota bacterium genome:
TACTGAGCCCGGACGGGGATATCGTGGCCTGCGGCAGCCAGGACAACTCGGTGCATTTCTGGCGTCGCTCCACGAAGCAGGACTCGATGATGTCAGGATATCCTGCCAAGCCGTCCGCCTTGGCCTTCGATGACACTGGCACCCTTTTGGCCACCGGTGGAGGCGAGGCGGTGACGGTCTGGAGCTTCCAGGGAAGAGGTCCCGAAGGCACGCGGCCCGGTACTCTATATTTTCATGTTCAAACTGTTACAAAGCTCGCCTTCGCTCACCGCGGGATGCGCTTGGCCTCGGGAGCTCGGGATGGCGGCGTAGTTGTGTGGTCACTCAGGCGCGATGGACAAGGCAATCCGATAGGAATTGCGCTTGTGGCAGATGTTGTCAGCGCCTTGTACTGGCGACCAGATGGACGTGCGCTTGCTGCGCTCGACGCTCAGGGTGGCGCAACGGTTTGGCGAGTGGGCAACAGGTGAAGCACGACCGCAAACTGAATCGCCACCGGTTTGACTGATTCGCTGTTGGATATCATCACCCTTTAAGAGAGGAAACTAAAGTGCCCTTGTCAGAGAGACTTCCCGTTACTGTCCTGTCCGGCTTTCTCGGCGCAGGCAAGACTACTCTACTCAACAACGTGCTCAACAACCGCGAGGGCATGCGCGTCGCGGTCATCGTCAACGATATGAGCGAGGTCAACATCGACGCGGCGCTCGTTGAGCGCGGCGGTGCGGAACTCTCGCGGACCGAGGAGAAGCTGGTCGAGATGTCGAACGGCTGCATCTGCTGCACGCTGCGAGACGACCTGCTCGCCGAGGTCTCACGGCTCGCGCAGGAGGGACGCTTCGACTACCTGCTCATCGAGTCCACGGGGATCTCGGAGCCTATTCCCGTCGCGCAGACCTTCACCTTCGAGGACGAGAACGGTGTGAGCCTGGGTCAGGTTTCGCGCCTCGACACGATGGTCACGATCGTGGACGCGGCGAACTTCCTTGAGGACTACAACGCCGCCGAAGCGCTCCAAGACCGCGGTGAGTCGCTGGGCGAAGAAGATCACCGGACGGTGACCGACCTGCTCATCGACCAGATCGAGTTCGCCGACGTCATC
Coding sequences within it:
- a CDS encoding WD40 repeat domain-containing protein, whose amino-acid sequence is LSPDGDIVACGSQDNSVHFWRRSTKQDSMMSGYPAKPSALAFDDTGTLLATGGGEAVTVWSFQGRGPEGTRPGTLYFHVQTVTKLAFAHRGMRLASGARDGGVVVWSLRRDGQGNPIGIALVADVVSALYWRPDGRALAALDAQGGATVWRVGNR